DNA sequence from the Prolixibacter sp. SD074 genome:
GGTAGGGGGTGCTGCCGGTTGGGTTGGTGGCCTCGGCGCTTTTGGCGGATTTGTAATTCCTCCGGTCATGGGAGCTATAGCGGATAGCTATGGAAAAATTGGTTATGCACGCGGTTTCTTTGTTTTTGTTCTTTTAGCTGCCATCAATATGTTTATTATTTACAGGTTGCTAAAAAGTAAACCCGTTGCGGAAAGTTAGAATGAAGACTATTTTCAAACCTGAAAATCATTGGCATGAGTTTATTAAACCGGCTTTTCTATTTTAGCAGGGTGGCAGAAAAAACCACGGACCGACACATCGTTACAACAGAACGAAACCGCGACAGCGAACAATTCTACCGGAACAGATGGCAGTACGACAAGATTGTCCGTTCCACTCACGGAGTGAACTGCACAGGCTCCTGTTCATGGAAGGTATTTGTAAAGAACGGTTTGGTGACTTGGGAAATCCAGCAAACCGATTACCCCGAAACCCGTCCCGACCTTCCGAACCACGAACCGCGCGGTTGCCCGCGGGGAGCCAGCTATTCATGGTACCTCTACAGTGCCAACCGCGTAAAACACCCTATGGTGCGCGGGACGCTAATCGATGCTTACCGGAAAGCCAAACAGAACTGCAGTGACCCGGTCGAAGCCTGGCAAACCGTAATGGAAGACGCAGTTATCTCGAAAAAATACAAGGCCGAACGTGGCCTTGGTGGATTTGTCAGAGCAGGCTGGGAAGAGGTCAATGAAATCATCGCTGCCGCTAATATTTACACCATCAAAAAATTTGGCCCCGACAGGATAGCAGGATTCTCACCCATCCCGGCCATGTCGATGGTTTCTTATGCTGCTGGTACCCGGTACCTGAGCCTTATCGGTGGTTCCGTTTTGAGCTTCTACGACTTTTATTGCGATTTGCCCCCCGCATCACCGCAAACGTGGGGTGAACAAACCGACGTACCGGAAAGTGCCGACTGGTACAACTCATCTTTCCTCATGCTCTGGGGCTCCAACGTGCCCGTGACCCGGACACCCGATTCTCCGTTTTTTACCCAGGTACGTTATAAAGGGACCAAAACGGTGGTGATTGCTCCTGACTTCAACGACGCAGCCAAGTTTTCCGACCTGTGGATGAAACCAAAACAGGGAACGGATGCGGCCCTGGGAATGGCTATGGGGCATGTAATACTCAAGGAATTCTTTCTGGAGCAAAAAACAGCCTATTTTGATGAGTATGTGCGACAATATTCCGACCTCCCCTTTCTGGTAAAACTGGAGAAGCACGAAAAGGGTTATGTCGCCGGCGCATTGCTACGGGCCTCCGACTTTGCCGATAAGCTGAATGTCGATAAATCTCCTGAATGGAAACCGGTACTTCGGGATGAAAGTTCCGGTGAATTATCGGTACCGAATGGAACCATCGGTTCGCGATGGGATAAGAGCCAGAAATGGAACCTGGAAATGAAGGATGCCCGCACCGGGAAGGATATTCAGCCGCTCCTCTCTGTATTAGAGAAACATGACGAAATAATTGATGTGGCATTTCCATACTTTGGCGGGCCAACCTATAAACATCAACACTTCAATGCATCGGAGCATGACGATATTATTTCGCACAAAATTCCGGTACAAAGAATCCACACCAATGAGGGAGAATCCTGGTGTTGCACCGTCTTCGATCTGATGGTGGCCAATTATGGCCTCGACCGTGGATTGAATGACCACAATGCAGCGAAAAGCTACGACGAGAATCTTCCGTATACACCATTATGGCAGGAGCAAATAACCGGCGTTCCCAAAGAACAGGTGATTACTGTCGCCCGCCAGTTTGCCGAAAATGCAGCAAAAACTAGAGGACGGTCGATGATCATCATCGGAGCAGGTGTCAACCACTGGTTCCATACCGATATGATCTACCGGAGCGCTATCAATATGCTCGTCTTCTGTGGATGTGTGGGGCAATCTGGTGGTGGTTGGTCGCACTATGTTGGACAAGAGAAGTTAAGGCCGCAAACCGGTTGGTTACCGCTGGCTTTCGGTCTCGACTGGAACCGGCCTCCCCGCCATATGAATACAACCTCCTATTTTTATCTTCACAGCGACCAGTGGCGTTACGAAAAAGTGCAGCTGGATGAATTACTCTCTCCCCTGGCTGACCAAAAGCTTTGGAAAAACCTAACCATGGTAGACTGTAACGTGAAGGCCGAACGAATGGGATGGTTACCTTCTTCACCGCAGCTAAATGCTAATCCGGTAAAACTGGCTGGTGAAGCGGAAAAAGCCGGGAAGAAGCCGGAAGATTATGCCCTGGAGAAACTAAAAAGTGGTGAAATACATTTTGCTTCGGAGGACCCGGATAATCCGGTTAACTTTCCCCGTAACCTGTTTGTTTGGCGCTCCAACCTGCTGGGCTCAAGTGCCAAAGGAATGGAGTATTTCATGAAACACCTGCTGGGTGCCCAAAACGGTGTTTTAGGAAAGGATCTGAAGGCCACCGGGCAACCGTTACCATCCGAAGTAAACTGGCACGATCAGGCGCCCGAAGGTAAACTGGATTTGCTCGTTACAGCCGATTTCCGCATGTCCACAACTGCTCTTCATTCCGATATTTTGCTGTCAGCTGCCTCCTGGTACGAAAAGAACGATCTGAGTACGTCTGATATGCATCCTTTCATTCATCCTTTTCATCAGGCCGTTGATCCGGTATGGGAATCGCGTTCAGATTGGGATATATACAAGGGACTGGCTAAAAAGTTCTCCGAACTTTCCATCGGTCATTTGGGTAACGAAAAAGATGTAGTTCTCTTGCCGTTGCAACATGATTCTCCCATGGAAATGTCCGAAACGACAGACGCCAGCGATTGGAAACATGACGGGAAAGAGCCAAAACCCGGGCTTAATATGCCCAAAATCATCACCGTAGAACGCAACTATCCGGAAACATACAATCGCTTTACCTCTTTGGGTCCACTCATGAAGAGTGCCGGAAACGGGGCGAAAGGTATTAGCTGGAATACGGAAGAGGAAGTTGAGTTTTTGAAACAATTGAATCACACTGTTTCAGAGGAGACGGGTGCTCAAGGGTTGCCACAAATCAGGACGGATATTCAGGCTGCAGAAGTAATTCTGAGCCTGGCACCGGAGACCAATGGCAACGTTGCTGTAAAAGCGTGGAAAGCATTGGAAAAAGTAACTGGCCGAAATCACCACGCATTGGCTGCAAGCCGCGCCGACGAAAAAATAAGGTATCATGATATCCTGGCTCAACCCCGGAAGATCATCACTTCCCCAATTTGGAGCGGAATCGATTCGGAGGAGGTTTCTTACAATGCTGGCTACACCAATGTCCATGAGCTGATTCCGTGGCGTACCCTTACAGGTAGGCAAACGCTTTATCAGGACCACCCGTGGATGAGAGCCTACGGTGAAAACCTGGTTTGCTATAAACCACCCATTCAGACGAAATCGGTGGAAAGAATCCTTCAAAAACTACCATCAGACGGAAATTACCTGGTCATTAACATGATGACCCCTCACAACAAATGGACGATCCACTCCTCATGGTCTGATAACCTCCTGATGCTTACCTTGGGGAGAGGTGGTCCGGTGGTATGGATGAGTGAGAAGGACGCCGAAAAAATTAAGCTTGTAGATAACGACTGGGTGGAAATCTTCAACCAGAATGGTGCGTCGGTAACGAGAGTGATTGTATCACAACGCATTCCGGAGGGGGCTCTGGTCTATTACCATAACCAGGAGCGGACCGTCAACATGCCGGTCAGTCAGGAAACTGGCAACCGCGGTGGTGTACACAATTCCCTCGAACGGTTGAGCCTAAAGCCAACCCACATGATAGGCGGATATGCACAACTGGCTTATGGTTTTAATTATTACGGAACCATCGGTTCGAACCGCGATGAAATTGTGGTAATACGTAAATTGGAGAAGGTAGAATGGAAAGATGAGGAAACCGGCTGATAATAACAAAGTAAATTACTGATTATGAGAATTCGTGCTCAGATAGGAATGGTGTTAAACCTGGACAAATGTATCGGTTGCCACACGTGCTCCGTTACTTGCAAAAACATATGGACCACTCGCCAGGGAATGGAATATGCCTGGTTCAATAATGTGGAAACCAAACCTGGAACAGGCTACCCGACCGATTGGGAAAATCAGGATCACTACCAGGGTGGATGGAAGCTGGATAAAGGTGCGCTGCGTCCCCGGATGGGTACCAAAGCAGGGATTATGAAAGGAATATTTGCTAATCCTCATCTGCCGCAAATTGACGATTATTACGAACCTTTTACGTTTAACTACTCCGTCCTGCACAAACAGGCCAAATTCAAAACACCTCCGTCGGCTCGGCCATATTCGATGATAACCGGTAAGTTGATGGATAAGATTGAGAAGGGCCCCAATTGGGAGGATAACCTGGGTGGAACTTTTGCCAAACGCAGCCAGGACCGGAATTTCGAACAGGTACAAAAAGAAATTCTCAGGGAATTTGAAAATGCATTCATGCTCTATCTTCCTCGTCTTTGTGAGCACTGCCTGAATCCTACCTGCGTAGCTGCCTGTCCATCAGGGGCTATATACAAACGGGAAGAGGACGGGATAGTTCTGATCGACCAGGATGCCTGTCGTGGTTGGCGCGAATGTGTCAGTGCCTGTCCATATAAGAAAGTCTATTTCAACTGGCAGAGTAAGAAATCGGAAAAATGCACACTCTGCTTTCCAAAAATAGAAAATGGCGAACCAACAATCTGTTCCGAATCCTGTGTCGGGAGAATAAGGTATCTGGGCGTTATGCTTTACGATCAGGACCAAATCAAAGCGCTGGCTTCCACCCCTGATGCAGAAGATTTATATGAAGCCCAGTTAAAAATCTTTCTTGACCCACACGACCCCGAAGTTATCAAAGAGGCCAGGAAACAGGGGATGACAGAAAACTATCTAAAAGCAGCTGCTGCATCGCCCGTGTATAAAATGGTGATGGATTGGAAAATAGCGCTACCTCTACACCCTGAATTCCGCACCTTACCCATGGTCTGGTATATACCTCCTTTGTCACCCGTTCAAACAGCCGTTGACAGCGGAGAACTGGGGATTAACGGAATTTTACCCGATGTTGAGTCCCTCCGTATTCCGGTTAAATACCTGGCCAATCTTTTTACAGGCGGTAAAGAAAAACCGGTTACCACCGTACTGAAGAAGATGTTGGCCATGAGAGCATGGATGCGGGCCAAATCATTGGAAGATTCTCCCAACCCAGATATTCTGCCGGTAGCTGGCCTCTCTGAAACACAAGTCAGTGAAATGTACCGTTATCTGGCACTAGCGGACTATAAAGACCGTTATGTTCTTCCAACCCGTATGGTTAAACCAAATGAAGATGCCTACCGGGAGAAAGCCGAAAAAGGATTTGATGCAAATAATTCAAACCGTCCGCGAACCAACTTATTCGGAGGAATATAGCCATGATAAAAACTTATAAAATACTATCTCTGCTACTCTCATATCCTCAAAAGGAGTTGAAGAATTTCCTGCCGGATTGCCTGATGCTCCTCAGACAGGAGGAATTATTGAGGGATGAACAGATGAAAGGCATACAGAATTTTATCGATGTCTTTTCGAACGAGGAATTAACGAAATGGCAGGCACACTATGTTCAGCTTTTCGATTATTCCCGGTCGGTTTCCCTGCATCTTTTTGAACATGTCCATGGTGACTCGAGAGACCGTGGACAGGCGATGGTGGATTTGATACGTTTTTACGAGGAGGCAGGCCTGGAATGGAAAACAAACGAATTGCCCGATTACCTGCCCGCATTCCTGGAATTCATTTCGCTTTCCTCTTCAACACAGGTGGCCGCTGAAATTCTCTCTGAACCGATCACCATCATCGGCAAGGTTTACCAAAAACTGCAGGAAAAGGAGAATACTTATCAATATATTTTCAGCGCTATTATTTCACTCTCCGCCAAACAACCGGAAATGGACAAGATCAGTTCCCTCACAGAGGCGGAAAAGCCGATGGATTTGGATAAAGAATACAGTGAAGACCCCATCCGTTTTGGCGGAGATAATGGTTGCTCAACCTGTCATTAAAACATTTGGATCATGGAAAATTACATCAATAACTTTCTATTTACTTACCTGCCACATATTGCAATGGCCGTCTTCTGGTTTGGTCTCATCACACGCATTGTGAAAACATCCCGGACTATTCAGGCTAAGTCAAGCCAATTCCTGGCCGGAGATGGATTAAAATGGGGCAGCAACCTTTTTCATTATGGCATTGTCCTGGTGTTCATCGGTCATTTTACAGGCCTCTTCACCCCCGAAAAGTTGTACCATCTGGTCATGACGACCGCTACCAAGCGAGTCTTGGCCGTATCTCTAGGGGCTGTTTTTGGAACCCTTACTTTCATTGGAATCATCATCCTAATCATCAGACGGTTTCGG
Encoded proteins:
- a CDS encoding nitrate reductase subunit alpha; this translates as MSLLNRLFYFSRVAEKTTDRHIVTTERNRDSEQFYRNRWQYDKIVRSTHGVNCTGSCSWKVFVKNGLVTWEIQQTDYPETRPDLPNHEPRGCPRGASYSWYLYSANRVKHPMVRGTLIDAYRKAKQNCSDPVEAWQTVMEDAVISKKYKAERGLGGFVRAGWEEVNEIIAAANIYTIKKFGPDRIAGFSPIPAMSMVSYAAGTRYLSLIGGSVLSFYDFYCDLPPASPQTWGEQTDVPESADWYNSSFLMLWGSNVPVTRTPDSPFFTQVRYKGTKTVVIAPDFNDAAKFSDLWMKPKQGTDAALGMAMGHVILKEFFLEQKTAYFDEYVRQYSDLPFLVKLEKHEKGYVAGALLRASDFADKLNVDKSPEWKPVLRDESSGELSVPNGTIGSRWDKSQKWNLEMKDARTGKDIQPLLSVLEKHDEIIDVAFPYFGGPTYKHQHFNASEHDDIISHKIPVQRIHTNEGESWCCTVFDLMVANYGLDRGLNDHNAAKSYDENLPYTPLWQEQITGVPKEQVITVARQFAENAAKTRGRSMIIIGAGVNHWFHTDMIYRSAINMLVFCGCVGQSGGGWSHYVGQEKLRPQTGWLPLAFGLDWNRPPRHMNTTSYFYLHSDQWRYEKVQLDELLSPLADQKLWKNLTMVDCNVKAERMGWLPSSPQLNANPVKLAGEAEKAGKKPEDYALEKLKSGEIHFASEDPDNPVNFPRNLFVWRSNLLGSSAKGMEYFMKHLLGAQNGVLGKDLKATGQPLPSEVNWHDQAPEGKLDLLVTADFRMSTTALHSDILLSAASWYEKNDLSTSDMHPFIHPFHQAVDPVWESRSDWDIYKGLAKKFSELSIGHLGNEKDVVLLPLQHDSPMEMSETTDASDWKHDGKEPKPGLNMPKIITVERNYPETYNRFTSLGPLMKSAGNGAKGISWNTEEEVEFLKQLNHTVSEETGAQGLPQIRTDIQAAEVILSLAPETNGNVAVKAWKALEKVTGRNHHALAASRADEKIRYHDILAQPRKIITSPIWSGIDSEEVSYNAGYTNVHELIPWRTLTGRQTLYQDHPWMRAYGENLVCYKPPIQTKSVERILQKLPSDGNYLVINMMTPHNKWTIHSSWSDNLLMLTLGRGGPVVWMSEKDAEKIKLVDNDWVEIFNQNGASVTRVIVSQRIPEGALVYYHNQERTVNMPVSQETGNRGGVHNSLERLSLKPTHMIGGYAQLAYGFNYYGTIGSNRDEIVVIRKLEKVEWKDEETG
- the narH gene encoding nitrate reductase subunit beta; the encoded protein is MRIRAQIGMVLNLDKCIGCHTCSVTCKNIWTTRQGMEYAWFNNVETKPGTGYPTDWENQDHYQGGWKLDKGALRPRMGTKAGIMKGIFANPHLPQIDDYYEPFTFNYSVLHKQAKFKTPPSARPYSMITGKLMDKIEKGPNWEDNLGGTFAKRSQDRNFEQVQKEILREFENAFMLYLPRLCEHCLNPTCVAACPSGAIYKREEDGIVLIDQDACRGWRECVSACPYKKVYFNWQSKKSEKCTLCFPKIENGEPTICSESCVGRIRYLGVMLYDQDQIKALASTPDAEDLYEAQLKIFLDPHDPEVIKEARKQGMTENYLKAAAASPVYKMVMDWKIALPLHPEFRTLPMVWYIPPLSPVQTAVDSGELGINGILPDVESLRIPVKYLANLFTGGKEKPVTTVLKKMLAMRAWMRAKSLEDSPNPDILPVAGLSETQVSEMYRYLALADYKDRYVLPTRMVKPNEDAYREKAEKGFDANNSNRPRTNLFGGI
- the narJ gene encoding nitrate reductase molybdenum cofactor assembly chaperone, translating into MIKTYKILSLLLSYPQKELKNFLPDCLMLLRQEELLRDEQMKGIQNFIDVFSNEELTKWQAHYVQLFDYSRSVSLHLFEHVHGDSRDRGQAMVDLIRFYEEAGLEWKTNELPDYLPAFLEFISLSSSTQVAAEILSEPITIIGKVYQKLQEKENTYQYIFSAIISLSAKQPEMDKISSLTEAEKPMDLDKEYSEDPIRFGGDNGCSTCH
- the narI gene encoding respiratory nitrate reductase subunit gamma, whose translation is MENYINNFLFTYLPHIAMAVFWFGLITRIVKTSRTIQAKSSQFLAGDGLKWGSNLFHYGIVLVFIGHFTGLFTPEKLYHLVMTTATKRVLAVSLGAVFGTLTFIGIIILIIRRFRNERIRLNSNPQDYFIIFLLLVEVGLGLASMATTATSSVENYAALGEWAQKIITFQPDAGAVIAGHSLIYKLHIVVGLFIFIIFPYTKLMHIMVLPVAYFFRSGYQLVRRR